Genomic DNA from Fervidobacterium thailandense:
ACCTGGAAACCCGTTGTGTATTCCCACTTAAGCGTACCGTCCGGCTTTACCGCGTAAACCTTCCAATCGGTACTACCGAAATATATCGTCCCATCTGCGGCAATTGCAGGGCTGGAGACGATTTCAGCACCGGTTGCAAAGGTCCAGAGCAGAATCCCGTTTGGGTTGAGTGCGTACAATTTCCCATCCTCGCAGCCGAAGTACACTTCCCCTGCAGGGCCAATTGCGGGACTTGAATTGATAGCGTAAGGCCTTGCAGCGGAAGGAATGTCGTAATGCCAAAGCTCAACACCGATTGGTGCAATTGCGTACAGCCTACCGTTTGCGGTTCCGATGTATATCGTCCCATCACTTGCGATAGCAGGACTTGACCAGTTGATGGTACTCTCGGTGTTAAATTCCCATTTCTTTGTACCGTCTGGGTTGATCGCAAAGAGTATTCCGTCCCTGTTTGCTTGATATACGGTTCCGTCGTTTCCAATTGCGGGGCTTGACCAAGTAGTTTGCCTCAGGTTGAACGTCCAAAAGACGTTTCCGTCGACATTGAAAGCGTACAAATAGCCATTTGAAGCCGAAACGTAAACGCGGTTGTTCGAATCAACTGCTGGACTGGTAAAGTCCGCACCGAGTGGGTAAGACCAATCCGTCGTACCGACCGTGGTGGGTGTGGTTCTTGTCCTGAAGACCCACAAATCACTCGAAGCTACCCCACCGTTCGGGTCTTTGGCAACAACTTTCCAGTGGTATTCGGTGTTGAAATACATCGTTCCGGGAGAGTAACCTGGTGTTGGACAATTCTCTTTTACAAGAGGAGGGTTCGTAGTTGTGCCAAAGTAAATATCGTAAACCAGCGCGTCACCATCTGGGTCAGAGCAATCCCAGCTTAGTGATTCGTTCAGGTCAACATCCAAAGCATTGTTAGAAGGTTTTGGATTAGCTGACTTGCTGGGAGCCGTGTTCAACGTTTTAAAACTCCAGACATCTCCGGAAGTAAATGCTCCTTTGCTATCCTTTGCTACAATCATCCAGTAGTAAGTCCTGTTACCTAACAACGGTTCAGGCACGTAACTCGAAGTCGTGTGGTTGGATTTTACTAACGGTGGGCTGCTCACCGTCCCGAAATAGATGTCGTACGTTAGTGTATCACCTTCGGGATCCGAGCATTGCCAGGAGAGTGTGACGTTCGTTAGCACCTCTGTTGAGTCGTGGGAGGGACTCGGCGTGTGAGGTTTTACTGGTGCCTGGTTGAAGAATGAAAAGATCGCACATCCTGAAAAAATCAGTATCAGTGAAAAAGCCAAAGGCCACAGAAATCTTACTTTTCTCATTGTTTCACCTCCAGGTTTTAGGGATTACCTTATCTGGAAGATAAAGTCCTCGAATCAACCTGTCTAAAAAGAAAAAAGGGATGCAACTGTAAACCGTAAAAGTTGCATCCCCGTTTACAATACGTTCAACCTTTTCGCAGAGATATACGATTCAATTCTACGCTTAGGTTTAACGTTCTCAAAGGCGATTTTCCGAGAATATTGATCGTTTGGAAGCCGCTTGCTTGATCCCACGTATTCAAGCTTTTTGTATGTTAGACTATCGGTGTTAGTTGGGTTTCAGGTCCCATCTCTTATAGCGAAGAGGAGTGATATAATAAATTTACAAAAGTCTAATGACCGGAGGTTTGTAGCATGAGGATGATCAAGTCTATCAAAGTTCCTCTGATAGTTCTCCTGTCGGTTGTGCTTTCCGGCTCGCTGCTGTTCGGCTGGTCTGGACACGGAGCTTTTACGTTTTTGGTCATAGCGAACTCCAGAGTTGAACTCGATTTCAAAGTGCCGATTCGGCCAAAAGATTTTTCCGAGGCCAGGATTTATAAGACCGATGGTAATTTGGCAAATTTTCTTGAGCAA
This window encodes:
- a CDS encoding PQQ-binding-like beta-propeller repeat protein, with the protein product MRKVRFLWPLAFSLILIFSGCAIFSFFNQAPVKPHTPSPSHDSTEVLTNVTLSWQCSDPEGDTLTYDIYFGTVSSPPLVKSNHTTSSYVPEPLLGNRTYYWMIVAKDSKGAFTSGDVWSFKTLNTAPSKSANPKPSNNALDVDLNESLSWDCSDPDGDALVYDIYFGTTTNPPLVKENCPTPGYSPGTMYFNTEYHWKVVAKDPNGGVASSDLWVFRTRTTPTTVGTTDWSYPLGADFTSPAVDSNNRVYVSASNGYLYAFNVDGNVFWTFNLRQTTWSSPAIGNDGTVYQANRDGILFAINPDGTKKWEFNTESTINWSSPAIASDGTIYIGTANGRLYAIAPIGVELWHYDIPSAARPYAINSSPAIGPAGEVYFGCEDGKLYALNPNGILLWTFATGAEIVSSPAIAADGTIYFGSTDWKVYAVKPDGTLKWEYTTGFQVLSSPVIGPDGTVYIASRDNRVYALNGENGSVKWSFQTEGQIYSTPALGKYGFLYVASWDKKLYALKVEDGTIAWYYEATQPFVWSSPAITSDGFVCIGNFDGTFYAIQSLSPGLENSQWPRFRKNNASNSRF